The following are from one region of the Gammaproteobacteria bacterium genome:
- a CDS encoding glycosyltransferase family 39 protein — protein MTQFSIVVPTLNEAENIDLLLTRLFALDFGPTGFEVIFVDDGSTDGTPDKVRAWKNRSNVRLIERREKPDLTAAILAGVATARSDVIVVMDADLSHSPEHLPAIVTPVLHNNYDVSIGSRYVAGGSTENWPLYRQLLSRAGGWIARPLCDVNDATSGFFAFRRELTASISNQARGYKILLELLMANQGKLRVTEVPICFHDRTHGTSKLSLSHQLAYIQRLITLAGGTATLNTAGRFAVVGLSGVLIDAFIFHWMISREAGLALAHFISFFVAAITNYTLNSKWSFREHHAGYLKWHQFGRFLTVGALALLLRGGVLALLVYVWHVPPLLAIFPAIAVTAAVNYLGSAFYVFPSEKDLPSLEIRWRTAAIGIVLFAILLRLVYSGLAQLIPDEAYYWQYAQHMDLSFYDHPPMVAWLIWFGTSLIGHNEFGVRIGALLCGLITMGYLYALAQNLYDKSTAMRTLLLLVILPLGFGSGLLMTPDAPLVAAWAAALYYMERALVAGQRTAWIGMGIAFGAGLLSKYTIGLLVIAALVFIILDPVARCYIKRAHPYLAALLALILFSPVLIWNYENDWASFVFQSHRLLHDQHQFAVHYLIFHILVLLTPIGFAAAVLALFPVKWSENQQLERRRHLFVQIFTGVPLFIFFAVSTVDAPRFHWTGPVWLAILPAIAWMMGQTDHIGTVAKRIQASWRLTVVTCIFAYAFVLHYVVLGIPGVPYHLFTEHYFWRETADEIKQIAAEVKHQTGQDPIVVGMSKWAVASALYFYTHGDAKLDIRSRNMFGDSGAMYEYWLPSQEPSDRPVIQVGMKRRHLEKIRSRTTDVTPMLDNPGSIEYRVIERYGTPVRRVYYRISQGFKGVS, from the coding sequence ATGACTCAATTTTCGATTGTAGTACCCACACTGAATGAAGCCGAGAATATTGACTTACTCTTAACTCGTTTATTTGCTCTTGATTTCGGTCCGACTGGCTTTGAAGTTATTTTCGTCGATGATGGTTCGACCGATGGCACGCCGGATAAAGTGCGCGCCTGGAAGAACCGATCTAATGTCCGTTTAATTGAACGGCGCGAGAAACCGGATCTTACCGCTGCCATTCTGGCCGGTGTGGCAACAGCCCGAAGCGATGTCATCGTCGTCATGGACGCCGATTTGAGTCACTCGCCGGAACACCTGCCGGCAATCGTTACACCGGTCTTGCATAACAATTATGATGTCTCGATCGGCAGCCGGTATGTCGCAGGCGGCAGCACGGAAAACTGGCCGCTATACCGGCAGCTGCTGTCCCGTGCCGGCGGCTGGATAGCGCGTCCGCTGTGCGATGTGAACGATGCCACCTCGGGTTTCTTTGCCTTTCGCCGCGAACTGACCGCGAGCATTTCGAATCAAGCGCGCGGTTACAAAATTCTGCTCGAACTGCTCATGGCCAACCAAGGGAAACTGCGCGTCACCGAAGTGCCGATTTGTTTTCATGATCGCACGCACGGCACTTCCAAGTTATCACTGTCGCACCAGCTAGCCTATATTCAGCGGCTGATCACGCTGGCCGGCGGCACAGCCACGCTGAATACCGCCGGGCGTTTTGCCGTCGTCGGATTATCCGGCGTATTGATCGATGCTTTTATTTTTCATTGGATGATCAGCCGCGAAGCCGGGCTTGCACTGGCGCATTTCATCAGCTTCTTTGTTGCCGCAATCACCAACTATACACTGAACTCCAAGTGGTCGTTTCGCGAACACCATGCAGGTTATCTCAAGTGGCATCAATTCGGCCGTTTCCTGACCGTCGGTGCGCTTGCGCTACTCTTGCGCGGCGGCGTTTTGGCGTTGCTAGTGTACGTCTGGCATGTGCCGCCTCTGCTGGCGATTTTTCCCGCCATTGCGGTCACGGCCGCGGTGAATTATCTCGGTTCAGCGTTTTACGTATTCCCCAGTGAAAAGGATTTGCCATCGCTGGAAATACGCTGGCGCACGGCAGCGATCGGTATTGTGCTCTTTGCCATATTGTTGCGCCTGGTATATTCCGGCTTGGCGCAACTGATACCGGACGAAGCTTATTACTGGCAGTATGCGCAGCACATGGATCTCAGTTTTTACGATCACCCGCCCATGGTCGCGTGGCTAATCTGGTTCGGCACATCCCTTATCGGACACAATGAATTCGGCGTGCGTATCGGTGCATTACTGTGCGGCCTGATCACGATGGGATATCTATACGCGCTGGCACAGAATCTGTACGACAAATCCACGGCAATGCGCACCTTGCTATTACTGGTGATTCTGCCATTAGGGTTTGGCTCCGGTTTACTGATGACTCCGGATGCGCCGTTAGTCGCCGCCTGGGCCGCCGCATTGTATTACATGGAGCGCGCATTGGTCGCCGGTCAGCGTACGGCGTGGATAGGCATGGGGATTGCCTTTGGCGCCGGATTACTATCGAAATATACGATCGGATTGCTGGTCATCGCAGCGCTGGTTTTTATCATTTTAGACCCGGTTGCGCGGTGTTATATAAAGCGCGCTCATCCCTATCTGGCTGCACTTCTGGCGTTGATCCTTTTTTCACCGGTGCTGATCTGGAACTACGAAAATGATTGGGCATCGTTTGTTTTTCAGTCGCATCGCCTGCTGCATGATCAACACCAATTCGCCGTTCATTACTTAATTTTTCACATTCTGGTGTTACTGACTCCAATCGGCTTTGCTGCTGCAGTACTCGCGCTGTTTCCGGTCAAATGGTCTGAAAATCAGCAGCTCGAACGCAGGCGTCACTTATTCGTACAGATTTTCACCGGTGTTCCGCTTTTTATTTTTTTCGCCGTCAGCACTGTTGATGCGCCGCGCTTTCACTGGACAGGTCCGGTTTGGCTGGCAATTCTACCGGCCATTGCCTGGATGATGGGGCAAACCGATCACATCGGTACCGTTGCCAAACGCATTCAAGCCAGTTGGCGGCTAACCGTCGTTACCTGCATTTTTGCTTATGCCTTTGTATTGCATTATGTGGTACTGGGAATACCGGGTGTCCCTTACCATCTATTCACCGAGCATTATTTCTGGCGGGAAACGGCTGATGAAATCAAGCAGATTGCCGCGGAAGTGAAGCATCAGACCGGCCAGGATCCGATTGTTGTCGGCATGAGCAAATGGGCTGTTGCCAGCGCGTTATATTTTTATACGCATGGCGATGCAAAATTGGATATCCGTTCGCGCAATATGTTTGGCGACAGCGGTGCCATGTACGAATACTGGCTGCCATCGCAAGAACCCTCCGACCGCCCTGTTATCCAGGTTGGCATGAAGCGCCGCCATTTGGAAAAAATCCGGTCAAGAACTACCGACGTCACTCCCATGCTCGATAACCCCGGTTCCATCGAATACCGCGTGATCGAACGCTACGGCACGCCGGTGCGGCGCGTCTATTATCGCATTTCGCAGGGATTCAAAGGTGTGAGCTAA
- a CDS encoding DUF4019 domain-containing protein translates to MKRLIVLLLLLFCTSAAHAQESNILEKVESSARAWLGLIDSGKYKESWENASPLFKEKTAEAAWIKSITVIRTLRGAVNARYIATAGSTQSLSGFPDGEYVVLQFYTTFAEKGLALETITLAKTQNDAWQIAAYEIK, encoded by the coding sequence ATGAAACGATTGATTGTGCTGTTACTGCTGCTTTTTTGCACCAGCGCTGCGCATGCGCAAGAAAGCAATATTCTTGAGAAAGTGGAAAGCAGCGCGCGCGCATGGCTTGGGCTGATCGATAGCGGAAAATATAAAGAGAGCTGGGAAAACGCATCACCGCTATTCAAGGAAAAAACAGCCGAGGCGGCATGGATCAAATCGATTACGGTCATCAGGACACTGCGCGGCGCAGTGAACGCACGCTATATCGCTACCGCCGGTTCAACCCAATCGTTATCGGGATTTCCTGACGGCGAATATGTCGTGCTGCAGTTTTATACGACTTTTGCGGAAAAAGGCCTGGCGTTGGAAACAATCACGCTGGCAAAAACGCAGAATGACGCATGGCAGATTGCGGCGTATGAGATTAAGTAA